The following coding sequences are from one Selenomonas sputigena ATCC 35185 window:
- a CDS encoding OPT family oligopeptide transporter, producing MKNEHNEFMQHELRLPELTVRGMLLGAVLTVIFTASNVYLGLKVGLTFSSAIPAAVISMAVLKMAKDSNILENNMVQTQASAAGTLSAIIFIIPGMLMIGYWHGFEFTQTLLVAACGGCLGVLFTIPLRRAMVVHSDLAYPEGVAAAEILKVNAHDEDGKGKGTGTGLKEILSGSFVAGIIALCTSGFQVLSGALSVWIPIGRGMTQFPIGYSSALVGAGYLIGIASGLAMLVGILIAWAGFVPFYTITSTPPDGVTMQKFAAAVYQERVRLIGAGAMGVAAIWTLITLARPVIDGMKESLAAMRMPETIKDRHRMDIDMSMKSIGFVFLLTVVGLLAVFYAFVSPEGLPSGQVLAFTLVGVGVAVFMGFFVAAACAYMAGLVGTSSSPISGIGILGIIVASLVMYALCSSFGIFALPGGEKFATATAIFTTSIILAIACISNDNMQDLKTGWLVGATPWRQQVALLLGCIVGALVIAPVLNLLYEAYGFVGALPREGMDPSQALAAPQAVLMKTIAEGIFSNNLAWEYIYIGLGLGVVIVLVDLFLRRTTRNLMLPPLAVGMGIYLPPSIQTPLVIGAVLGYVLDKVLKDRGAEEGKAARRRGTLFASGLIVGESIVGVALAGLIAISVSSGGSESPLALVGADFADTAEMLGLAVFALVVVILSRVVLAKKNG from the coding sequence ATGAAAAATGAACACAATGAGTTTATGCAGCATGAGCTGCGACTGCCCGAGCTTACCGTGCGCGGCATGCTCTTGGGCGCCGTATTGACCGTGATCTTTACGGCATCGAACGTCTATCTGGGGCTGAAGGTCGGCCTGACGTTCTCGTCCGCCATTCCGGCAGCTGTCATCTCGATGGCCGTCCTCAAGATGGCGAAGGATTCCAATATCCTGGAAAACAACATGGTGCAGACGCAGGCCTCAGCGGCCGGCACCTTGTCCGCGATCATCTTCATCATTCCGGGCATGCTCATGATTGGCTACTGGCACGGCTTTGAGTTCACGCAGACGCTTCTCGTCGCGGCCTGTGGCGGCTGCCTGGGCGTGCTCTTTACGATCCCCTTGCGCCGCGCCATGGTCGTGCACAGCGACCTCGCTTATCCCGAGGGCGTTGCGGCGGCGGAGATCTTGAAGGTCAATGCGCATGATGAAGATGGCAAGGGCAAAGGCACAGGCACAGGGCTCAAGGAGATCTTGTCGGGCAGTTTCGTCGCAGGTATCATTGCACTTTGCACGAGCGGCTTTCAAGTGCTGTCGGGTGCGCTTTCCGTATGGATTCCCATCGGGCGCGGCATGACGCAGTTCCCCATCGGCTACTCGTCGGCTCTCGTCGGCGCGGGCTACCTCATCGGTATAGCGAGCGGTCTCGCCATGCTCGTCGGCATCCTCATCGCTTGGGCGGGCTTCGTTCCCTTCTACACGATCACGAGTACGCCGCCCGACGGCGTGACGATGCAGAAGTTCGCTGCCGCCGTCTATCAGGAGCGCGTGCGCCTCATCGGTGCGGGTGCCATGGGTGTCGCCGCCATCTGGACGCTGATTACGCTCGCGCGTCCCGTCATCGACGGCATGAAGGAATCGCTTGCCGCCATGCGCATGCCCGAGACGATCAAGGACAGGCATCGCATGGACATCGACATGTCGATGAAGAGCATCGGCTTCGTATTCCTGCTGACAGTCGTCGGTCTTCTCGCCGTATTCTACGCTTTCGTCAGCCCCGAGGGACTGCCAAGTGGTCAGGTGCTCGCCTTCACGCTCGTCGGCGTCGGCGTCGCCGTCTTCATGGGCTTCTTCGTCGCCGCTGCCTGCGCTTATATGGCAGGCCTCGTCGGCACGTCGTCGAGTCCGATCTCGGGCATCGGTATTCTCGGCATCATCGTTGCCTCGCTCGTCATGTACGCGCTTTGCTCCTCGTTCGGCATCTTCGCTTTGCCGGGTGGTGAGAAATTCGCGACGGCGACGGCGATTTTCACGACGTCGATCATCCTTGCCATCGCCTGCATCTCGAACGACAACATGCAGGATCTCAAGACGGGTTGGCTCGTCGGTGCGACGCCGTGGCGTCAGCAGGTCGCGCTTCTTTTGGGCTGCATCGTCGGTGCGCTCGTCATTGCGCCTGTGCTGAACCTCCTCTATGAGGCGTACGGCTTCGTCGGCGCCTTGCCACGCGAGGGCATGGATCCTTCGCAGGCGCTCGCCGCGCCGCAGGCGGTGCTCATGAAGACGATCGCCGAGGGAATCTTCTCGAACAACCTCGCATGGGAGTACATCTACATCGGTCTCGGGCTTGGTGTCGTCATCGTGCTCGTCGATCTCTTCCTGCGCCGCACGACGAGGAATCTCATGCTGCCGCCTTTGGCCGTTGGCATGGGCATCTACCTGCCGCCGAGCATCCAGACGCCGCTCGTCATCGGCGCTGTCCTTGGCTATGTGCTCGACAAGGTGCTGAAAGACCGCGGTGCGGAAGAGGGCAAAGCGGCGCGCCGCCGCGGTACGCTCTTCGCCTCGGGACTCATCGTCGGCGAATCCATCGTCGGCGTCGCACTCGCCGGACTCATCGCCATATCCGTATCGAGCGGCGGCAGCGAAAGCCCGCTGGCACTCGTCGGTGCCGATTTTGCTGACACGGCGGAAATGCTCGGCCTCGCCGTCTTCGCACTCGTGGTCGTCATTCTGAGCCGCGTCGTGCTCGCGAAAAAGAACGGATGA
- a CDS encoding Txe/YoeB family addiction module toxin: protein MRKIWHDEAWAEYIEWQTKDKKTLKKINNLIKDIDRNGYDGIGKPEPLRGNWSGFYSVRIDEKNRLVFQISDGMLEIAQCGSHYGDK from the coding sequence GTGCGAAAAATATGGCATGACGAGGCGTGGGCTGAATATATCGAATGGCAAACCAAGGATAAGAAAACGTTGAAAAAGATCAATAATCTCATCAAGGATATCGATCGAAATGGGTATGATGGTATAGGAAAGCCGGAGCCTTTGCGCGGCAACTGGAGCGGCTTTTACAGCGTGCGCATCGATGAGAAGAATCGGCTTGTCTTTCAAATATCCGATGGCATGTTGGAGATTGCTCAATGCGGCTCTCACTATGGAGACAAATAA
- a CDS encoding type II toxin-antitoxin system RelB/DinJ family antitoxin, translating into MAQICLSIDDDVKQEAEQVCEDMGMSMSTAVNIYLKRLGRERRIPFEVMAEPVSSSENTAILDRRIADIRAGRNVSEHELIEV; encoded by the coding sequence ATGGCACAGATTTGTCTAAGCATTGATGATGATGTGAAGCAGGAGGCAGAACAGGTGTGTGAAGACATGGGGATGTCCATGTCTACTGCAGTCAACATCTACCTGAAAAGGCTCGGCAGAGAAAGGCGCATCCCTTTCGAAGTCATGGCAGAGCCGGTTTCGTCTTCAGAAAATACGGCGATTCTGGATCGGAGGATTGCGGACATAAGAGCGGGAAGAAATGTGTCTGAGCATGAACTCATCGAGGTGTAG
- a CDS encoding S41 family peptidase, whose amino-acid sequence MKKKTVFLLVIATAVVMLNATIFAFYALMGFNAQKTKDVLRFFGALRFIETQYVRDVDYTNLIDGAISGMVKTLDDPHSIYLDPKMYELMRSHTEGSFGGVGIVMGFKDNKITVISVMEGTPSEAAGIKTGDEIIAVDGTPTNEIEPEEVVLHIRGEIGTDVTLKIRRAGEEDKDYVVRRATIQVHTVAGQMLPDTDGIGYIRIASFSEHTADEFKDAYHALEKDGVKGMIIDLRENPGGLVTSCVAIANMVVPKGPVVSVVQKDGTREEYKSDLSEEKYPLVVLIDGNSASASEILAGALQDTGAATIVGETSYGKGSVQVILPLYDDDALKLTIAKYYTPSGRSIDGTGIEPDVRVEPQADGAQDVQLLKAIDVMKGKLAGIGANVI is encoded by the coding sequence TTGAAAAAGAAAACGGTTTTCCTGCTCGTCATCGCGACGGCTGTCGTGATGCTCAACGCGACCATCTTCGCCTTCTATGCCCTGATGGGATTCAACGCTCAGAAGACGAAGGACGTCCTGCGCTTTTTCGGCGCTCTGCGCTTCATTGAGACACAGTATGTGCGCGACGTCGACTATACGAATCTCATCGACGGCGCCATCTCGGGCATGGTCAAGACGCTTGACGATCCCCATTCCATCTATCTCGATCCCAAGATGTACGAACTCATGCGCTCGCATACGGAGGGGAGCTTCGGCGGCGTCGGCATCGTCATGGGCTTCAAGGACAACAAGATCACGGTCATTTCCGTCATGGAGGGGACGCCGAGCGAGGCGGCGGGCATTAAGACGGGCGATGAGATCATCGCTGTCGACGGCACGCCGACGAATGAGATTGAGCCGGAAGAGGTCGTGCTGCACATTCGCGGCGAAATTGGCACCGATGTGACGCTTAAGATTCGCCGCGCGGGTGAAGAGGATAAGGACTACGTTGTGCGGCGCGCGACGATCCAGGTGCATACGGTCGCAGGGCAAATGCTGCCCGATACGGACGGCATCGGCTACATCCGCATCGCGTCGTTCTCCGAGCATACGGCAGATGAGTTCAAGGATGCCTATCATGCGCTGGAAAAAGATGGCGTCAAGGGCATGATCATCGACCTGCGCGAGAACCCCGGCGGACTTGTGACGAGCTGTGTGGCAATCGCCAATATGGTCGTGCCGAAGGGGCCGGTCGTCTCCGTCGTGCAGAAGGACGGAACGCGCGAAGAGTATAAATCGGATCTTTCCGAAGAGAAATATCCGCTCGTCGTACTCATCGATGGCAACAGCGCCTCGGCGAGCGAAATCCTCGCGGGCGCACTGCAAGATACGGGCGCGGCGACGATCGTCGGCGAGACATCGTATGGCAAAGGCTCCGTGCAGGTCATCTTGCCGCTCTACGATGACGATGCGCTGAAGCTTACGATTGCCAAGTACTACACGCCGTCGGGCAGAAGCATCGATGGTACGGGCATCGAGCCGGACGTCCGCGTCGAGCCGCAGGCGGACGGTGCACAGGACGTGCAGCTCTTGAAGGCGATCGACGTCATGAAGGGCAAGCTTGCCGGCATTGGTGCAAATGTAATATAA
- a CDS encoding murein hydrolase activator EnvC family protein, which yields MVFYPAGGKKGKKAAAAFLSAVYLMTLAPLAQAETLEEQRDAHIEKAEQAQKKKNEIESRIEGLSEEKRAVDEAADEATKAYKDVKKELDATEARIDENEDKLKVLNKDFVVKRDQLAKRVRDIYINGQINYLDVLFGAKDFQDFFTRMDLLKRVIQQDYDLVQVVFAEKTAIETSQKELEKDKTAKEKLVASAADRKKEAEKKQAAKQAIIDKMETDRATQERIINENLAASKEVEQMIRNSRYQPASPALSGGGALNWPLGGPITSPFGWRVHPITGASRFHSGIDIGGDYGDTIHAAGAGIVSYAGWISGYGYAVIIDHGGGISTLYGHNQALLVSEGQSVSQGQAIAECGSTGNSTGPHCHFEVRVDGEPVDPMGYL from the coding sequence ATGGTTTTTTATCCCGCAGGAGGGAAAAAGGGGAAGAAAGCGGCAGCGGCGTTTCTTTCTGCCGTCTACTTGATGACGCTTGCGCCGCTCGCGCAGGCCGAAACCTTAGAGGAGCAGCGCGACGCGCATATCGAAAAGGCGGAGCAGGCGCAGAAGAAGAAGAACGAGATCGAGTCGAGGATCGAGGGGCTTTCCGAAGAGAAGCGTGCTGTCGATGAGGCGGCAGACGAGGCGACGAAAGCCTACAAGGACGTGAAGAAGGAACTTGACGCGACCGAGGCGCGCATCGATGAGAACGAAGACAAGCTCAAGGTATTGAACAAGGATTTCGTCGTGAAGCGCGACCAGCTCGCCAAGCGCGTGCGCGACATCTACATCAACGGTCAGATCAACTATCTCGACGTCCTCTTCGGCGCGAAGGACTTTCAGGACTTCTTCACGCGCATGGATCTCTTGAAGCGTGTCATTCAGCAGGACTACGACCTCGTGCAGGTCGTGTTTGCAGAAAAGACCGCGATCGAGACGTCGCAGAAGGAATTGGAAAAGGACAAGACGGCGAAGGAAAAGCTCGTCGCGTCCGCTGCCGACCGCAAGAAAGAGGCGGAGAAAAAGCAGGCGGCAAAGCAGGCGATCATTGACAAGATGGAAACGGATCGCGCGACGCAGGAACGCATCATCAACGAAAACCTCGCGGCGTCCAAGGAAGTCGAGCAGATGATACGAAACAGCCGCTATCAGCCCGCGTCTCCCGCCCTTTCGGGCGGCGGAGCGCTCAACTGGCCGCTTGGCGGACCGATCACATCGCCCTTCGGTTGGCGCGTCCATCCGATCACGGGCGCGAGCCGCTTCCATTCGGGCATCGACATCGGCGGCGACTACGGCGATACGATCCATGCGGCTGGCGCGGGCATCGTCTCTTATGCCGGCTGGATTTCGGGCTATGGCTACGCCGTCATCATTGACCACGGCGGCGGCATATCGACGCTTTACGGGCACAACCAAGCGCTCCTCGTCAGCGAGGGGCAGAGCGTCTCGCAGGGACAGGCGATCGCCGAATGCGGTTCGACGGGTAATTCCACAGGGCCGCACTGCCACTTCGAGGTTCGTGTTGACGGCGAACCTGTCGACCCCATGGGGTATCTTTGA
- the ftsX gene encoding permease-like cell division protein FtsX, which produces MKLRTTEYFVREVCISIKRNNWMSFASISTVAVSLFVLGMFLIIVLNMNRMASMLESQVQINVYLDDKLKGSEIDDLEDDLKKMQGIESVQYVSREDAIVRLRERLGDQKYLLDALGDKNPLPNAFEVTVKQPTMVETAAKAIEKFGGVESVKYGQDVVEHLFDMTRLVRIFGFTLMLLLAGATLFIISNTIRLTVFARRKEIAIMKYVGATDWFIRWPFLLEGVVLGFFGGILASIALRSIYGLITAKVYSTLAFLPLIPQYPFVNFISLVMVLSGMGIGALGSTISLKRFLKV; this is translated from the coding sequence ATGAAGCTTAGGACGACGGAGTATTTCGTGCGCGAGGTCTGCATATCGATTAAGCGCAACAACTGGATGTCGTTCGCCTCCATCAGCACGGTCGCCGTATCGCTCTTCGTGCTCGGCATGTTCCTCATCATCGTGCTCAACATGAACCGCATGGCGTCGATGCTTGAATCACAGGTGCAGATCAACGTCTATTTGGACGACAAGCTCAAAGGATCGGAAATCGACGATCTCGAAGACGACTTGAAGAAGATGCAGGGCATTGAGAGCGTGCAGTATGTGAGCCGCGAGGACGCCATCGTGCGCTTGCGGGAAAGGCTCGGCGACCAGAAGTATCTGCTCGATGCGCTCGGCGACAAGAATCCTCTGCCGAACGCCTTCGAGGTCACGGTCAAGCAGCCGACGATGGTGGAGACGGCAGCGAAGGCAATCGAGAAGTTCGGCGGCGTCGAGTCGGTGAAGTACGGGCAGGACGTCGTCGAGCACCTCTTCGACATGACGCGCCTCGTGCGTATCTTCGGCTTCACGCTCATGCTGCTCCTGGCGGGCGCGACGCTCTTCATCATCTCGAACACGATCCGCCTGACGGTCTTCGCGCGCCGCAAAGAAATCGCCATCATGAAATACGTCGGCGCGACGGATTGGTTCATACGCTGGCCGTTCCTCTTGGAGGGCGTCGTGCTCGGCTTCTTCGGCGGCATCCTCGCTTCCATCGCGCTTCGAAGCATTTACGGGCTGATCACGGCGAAGGTTTACAGCACGCTGGCATTTCTGCCGCTCATACCGCAGTACCCGTTTGTCAACTTCATCAGCCTCGTGATGGTCTTGAGCGGCATGGGCATCGGCGCCTTGGGCAGCACGATTTCCTTGAAGCGATTCCTCAAGGTATAG
- the ftsE gene encoding cell division ATP-binding protein FtsE: MIYMKDVSKVYDNGTVALDHVNVRIEKGDFVFLVGASGAGKSTFVRMLLREILPTSGNLRVNGHDMMKLRPKDVPYMRRGLGVIFQDYRLLPDKTVYENVAFAMEVIEAPRRLMQRSVNAVLDIVGLREKWKNFPSQLSGGEQQRVAIARAIVNDPALIIADEPTGNLDPDTSWEIMDIFRRINDAGATIVMATHDKNIVDTMKKRVIAIEGGRIVRDEAKGGYGYEA; encoded by the coding sequence ATGATTTATATGAAGGATGTTTCCAAGGTATATGACAACGGCACGGTGGCGCTCGACCATGTGAATGTCAGGATCGAGAAGGGGGATTTCGTCTTTCTCGTGGGGGCGAGCGGTGCGGGCAAGTCGACCTTCGTGCGCATGCTGCTCCGGGAAATTCTGCCGACGAGCGGCAATCTGCGCGTCAACGGGCACGATATGATGAAACTTCGCCCGAAGGATGTGCCGTACATGCGGCGTGGCCTCGGCGTGATCTTCCAGGACTATCGCCTTTTGCCTGACAAGACGGTCTACGAGAACGTCGCCTTTGCCATGGAGGTCATCGAAGCGCCGCGCCGTCTCATGCAGCGCAGTGTCAACGCCGTCCTCGACATCGTGGGACTGCGCGAGAAGTGGAAGAATTTCCCGTCGCAGCTTTCGGGCGGCGAACAGCAGCGCGTGGCCATTGCGCGTGCCATCGTCAACGATCCCGCGCTCATCATCGCCGATGAGCCGACGGGCAATCTCGATCCCGATACGTCGTGGGAGATCATGGACATCTTCCGCCGCATCAATGATGCGGGAGCGACGATCGTCATGGCGACGCACGACAAGAACATCGTGGACACGATGAAGAAGCGCGTCATCGCCATCGAGGGCGGGCGCATCGTGCGCGACGAGGCGAAGGGGGGGTACGGCTATGAAGCTTAG
- the pfp gene encoding diphosphate--fructose-6-phosphate 1-phosphotransferase, whose protein sequence is MIGIKNVIAIICGGGPAPGINSVISAVTIEADRHGWDVLGIYDGFSRLARGEKKYVRLDMERVNRIHLTGGCILQMSRYNPTKKESDLRTVVDTLTELGVTHVVTIGGDDTAYSAMAVSNYARQIGKTINVVHVPKTIDNDLPLPEGIPTFGFETARAFGTEEIENLMEDARTSNNRWYFTIAMGRTAGHLALGMGRSAGAALTIIPEEFAAESIPLQQVVDIITGSIVKRYLTGHNYGVAVIAEGVIEKIAPEDFQKLGNLVLDEHGHIRYAELDFGEILKQAVLAEVKKIGIKIAIVDKEIGYELRCAAPIAYDIDYARSLGYEAVQFLMRGESGALITLQDNQAKPLFFDEIKDPETGKTRVRKVNIESVHYKIARGFMMRMEKADLDDPGLANAYHMEKEEFKERYAYLFE, encoded by the coding sequence ATGATTGGAATCAAGAACGTCATCGCCATTATCTGTGGCGGCGGGCCTGCGCCCGGCATCAACAGTGTCATTTCCGCCGTGACCATCGAGGCCGACCGTCATGGCTGGGATGTGCTCGGCATTTACGACGGCTTTTCACGCCTCGCACGCGGCGAGAAGAAGTATGTGCGCCTCGACATGGAGCGAGTGAACCGCATCCACCTGACGGGGGGCTGCATCCTGCAGATGTCGCGCTACAATCCGACGAAGAAGGAGTCCGATCTGCGCACGGTCGTCGATACCCTGACGGAATTGGGCGTCACGCATGTCGTGACCATCGGCGGCGACGACACGGCGTACAGCGCCATGGCGGTGTCGAACTATGCGCGCCAGATCGGCAAGACGATCAACGTCGTCCATGTGCCGAAGACCATCGACAACGATCTGCCGCTGCCCGAAGGCATTCCGACATTTGGCTTCGAGACGGCGCGTGCCTTTGGCACGGAGGAAATCGAGAACCTCATGGAAGACGCACGTACGAGCAACAACCGCTGGTACTTCACGATTGCTATGGGGCGTACGGCGGGACACTTGGCGCTTGGCATGGGGCGTTCGGCAGGGGCAGCCTTGACGATCATCCCCGAGGAGTTCGCAGCGGAATCCATCCCCTTGCAGCAGGTTGTCGACATCATCACAGGATCGATCGTCAAGCGTTACTTGACGGGGCACAACTACGGCGTCGCTGTCATCGCCGAAGGCGTCATCGAGAAGATTGCACCGGAGGACTTCCAGAAGCTCGGCAACCTTGTGCTCGACGAGCATGGCCATATCCGCTATGCGGAGCTTGACTTCGGTGAGATCCTGAAGCAGGCAGTGCTCGCCGAGGTCAAGAAGATCGGCATCAAGATTGCCATCGTGGACAAGGAAATTGGCTACGAATTGCGCTGTGCCGCACCGATTGCCTACGACATCGATTACGCGCGCTCCCTGGGATACGAAGCTGTGCAGTTCCTCATGCGCGGCGAGTCGGGAGCGCTCATCACGCTGCAGGACAATCAGGCGAAGCCGCTCTTCTTCGACGAGATCAAGGATCCTGAGACGGGCAAGACGAGGGTGCGCAAGGTCAACATCGAGTCCGTCCATTACAAGATCGCGCGCGGCTTTATGATGCGCATGGAAAAGGCAGACCTCGACGATCCCGGCCTTGCCAACGCCTATCACATGGAAAAGGAAGAATTCAAGGAGAGGTACGCGTATCTTTTTGAATGA
- a CDS encoding pyridoxal phosphate-dependent aminotransferase — protein MVSEKMRELGTKKSTIREIFEYGRKRAQEVGEENICDFSLGNPNVPAPDFIKQAVLAIMTEMEPQAVHGYTIAPGNPAVRETLAASINERFGTHFSGRNLFMTAGAAAAITVCFKALAEEGDEFIAFAPFFPEYRCFVESVGANLRVVPAKTEDFQIDFVALEERLSPRTKGVIVNSPNNPSGAVYSEKTIKELAALLRKKQQEYDHPIFLISDEPYREIAYGCEVPYITKYYENTLVCYSYSKSFSLAGERIGYIVVPDETVDFSSVYGAVAGAARVLTHVNAPSLWQLVVARCARLSSDITPYEKNGTMLYEGLVRAGFSCVKPQGAFYLFPRALEADDYAFCERAKKYDLLLVPGTDFGCPGHFRASYCIKEQTIERSLPLFEKLAEEYGI, from the coding sequence ATGGTATCAGAAAAGATGCGGGAACTCGGCACGAAGAAGTCGACGATCCGCGAGATCTTTGAGTACGGCAGGAAGCGAGCGCAGGAGGTGGGGGAGGAAAACATCTGCGATTTCAGCCTCGGCAATCCCAATGTCCCTGCGCCCGACTTCATCAAGCAGGCGGTTCTTGCAATCATGACGGAGATGGAGCCGCAGGCGGTGCACGGTTACACCATTGCGCCGGGCAATCCCGCCGTGCGCGAAACGCTCGCCGCGAGTATCAACGAGCGCTTCGGCACGCACTTTTCGGGCAGAAACCTCTTCATGACAGCGGGCGCGGCGGCGGCGATCACTGTGTGCTTCAAGGCGCTCGCCGAGGAAGGCGACGAGTTCATCGCCTTTGCGCCGTTCTTTCCCGAGTATCGCTGCTTTGTTGAGTCCGTCGGTGCGAATCTTCGCGTCGTGCCTGCCAAGACGGAGGATTTTCAGATCGACTTCGTCGCCTTGGAGGAGCGTCTTTCTCCCAGGACGAAGGGCGTCATCGTCAATTCGCCGAACAATCCGAGCGGCGCCGTATACTCTGAGAAGACGATCAAAGAACTTGCCGCACTCCTTCGCAAGAAACAGCAGGAATACGATCATCCGATCTTCCTCATTTCCGATGAGCCGTATCGCGAGATCGCTTACGGCTGCGAGGTGCCGTACATCACGAAGTATTACGAGAATACGCTCGTCTGTTATTCGTACAGCAAGTCCTTCTCGCTTGCAGGAGAGCGCATTGGCTACATCGTCGTGCCCGATGAGACGGTGGATTTTTCGAGTGTCTACGGCGCTGTCGCAGGTGCGGCGCGCGTCCTCACGCATGTGAATGCGCCATCTTTGTGGCAGCTCGTCGTCGCGCGCTGCGCGAGGCTGTCCTCGGATATAACGCCGTACGAGAAGAACGGCACGATGCTCTACGAGGGACTCGTACGCGCGGGCTTCTCGTGTGTCAAGCCGCAGGGCGCATTCTACCTCTTTCCGCGCGCACTGGAGGCGGACGACTATGCCTTCTGCGAGCGCGCCAAGAAGTACGACCTTCTGCTCGTCCCCGGCACGGATTTCGGTTGCCCCGGACACTTCCGCGCGTCCTACTGCATCAAGGAGCAGACGATCGAACGCTCACTGCCGCTCTTTGAGAAGCTGGCGGAGGAGTACGGCATTTGA
- the ahbB gene encoding siroheme decarboxylase subunit beta: protein MEMLDEIDRKITRAMQGDFPLVEEPYKEIAAKVGIGEEELLLRLRRFKENGQIRKMGAVLQHRAAGFTANVLSAWVVPPERMDEIARCMCESPAVSHCYDRDTAEDWPYNVYTMIHAKSRAECEEIAAALAAECGLEERVMLYSVKEWKKTSMRYFCENEEGLA from the coding sequence ATGGAAATGCTCGATGAAATCGACAGGAAGATCACGCGTGCCATGCAGGGGGATTTCCCGCTTGTGGAAGAACCGTACAAGGAGATCGCAGCCAAGGTGGGCATCGGAGAGGAAGAGCTTCTGCTTCGTCTGCGCCGTTTCAAGGAAAACGGGCAGATACGCAAGATGGGAGCCGTGCTTCAGCATCGCGCGGCGGGCTTCACGGCGAACGTTCTGAGCGCATGGGTCGTGCCGCCCGAGCGCATGGACGAGATCGCGCGATGTATGTGCGAAAGCCCTGCGGTGTCGCATTGCTACGACCGCGATACGGCGGAAGATTGGCCGTACAACGTCTACACGATGATTCATGCGAAGAGCCGCGCCGAGTGTGAGGAGATCGCCGCTGCGCTCGCGGCAGAGTGCGGTCTTGAAGAGCGCGTCATGCTCTACTCCGTCAAGGAGTGGAAGAAGACGAGCATGCGTTATTTCTGTGAAAATGAAGAGGGTTTGGCATAA
- the ahbA gene encoding siroheme decarboxylase subunit alpha — protein sequence MLTAFDKKLLNVLQAGLPISSRPFADLAQGLESDEKTVLSRVKELKEQGYLRRIGPFFDSAKMGYRGTLVALRVRPEAMKSVAEAVNRHVGVTHNYEREGRYNLWFTLLTPNEEMRRRILAEIRALPGVEALLNLASHKKYKVNVQFKLG from the coding sequence ATGTTGACAGCTTTTGACAAGAAGCTCCTCAACGTCTTGCAGGCCGGCTTGCCCATCAGCAGCCGGCCTTTTGCTGACTTGGCGCAAGGCTTGGAGTCGGACGAGAAGACCGTTCTTTCGCGCGTGAAGGAACTCAAGGAGCAAGGGTATCTTCGCCGCATCGGGCCGTTTTTCGACTCGGCGAAGATGGGCTACCGCGGCACGCTCGTGGCGCTTCGCGTGAGGCCCGAGGCGATGAAAAGCGTGGCGGAGGCCGTGAATCGCCATGTGGGTGTGACGCACAACTACGAGCGTGAGGGCAGGTACAACCTTTGGTTCACGCTGCTCACGCCGAACGAGGAAATGCGCCGCAGGATTCTCGCGGAGATTCGAGCGCTTCCCGGGGTCGAGGCTCTGTTGAACCTTGCCTCGCACAAGAAGTACAAGGTTAACGTGCAGTTCAAGCTCGGATAG
- the yihA gene encoding ribosome biogenesis GTP-binding protein YihA/YsxC translates to MPDRVTITQGKYIASAVKKEQYPEVRRREIVFIGRSNVGKSSLINSLARTKNLARVSGQPGKTQTINFYELGAKIEGEDERCDFYLVDLPGYGYARTAKKNRKIWSRFIEAYLLQSEDLQFVCQLMDIRHEPMASDIEMFQWLVAKGLPVLVIATKADKLSRNEQKKSIAAMRRALGVAELDILPYSSVKNEGRSELLDAIANVLIE, encoded by the coding sequence ATGCCAGATAGGGTCACGATCACGCAGGGCAAGTACATTGCTTCCGCCGTAAAGAAGGAGCAGTATCCCGAAGTGCGTCGCAGGGAGATCGTCTTCATCGGACGCTCGAACGTAGGCAAGTCGTCGCTCATCAACTCGCTCGCACGCACGAAGAATCTCGCTCGCGTCTCGGGACAGCCCGGCAAGACACAGACGATCAACTTCTACGAGCTTGGCGCGAAGATCGAGGGGGAAGACGAGCGGTGCGACTTCTACCTCGTTGATCTGCCAGGCTACGGCTACGCGCGCACGGCGAAGAAGAACCGCAAGATTTGGTCGCGTTTCATCGAGGCGTACCTGCTGCAAAGCGAGGATTTGCAGTTCGTGTGCCAACTCATGGACATCCGACACGAACCCATGGCTTCGGATATTGAGATGTTTCAATGGCTGGTGGCGAAGGGACTGCCCGTGCTCGTCATAGCGACGAAGGCGGACAAGCTGAGCCGCAACGAGCAGAAGAAGAGCATCGCTGCCATGCGAAGGGCGCTCGGCGTCGCGGAGCTTGATATCCTGCCGTATTCTTCGGTAAAAAATGAAGGGCGTTCAGAATTGCTTGACGCGATAGCGAACGTTCTGATAGAATGA